In Oreochromis aureus strain Israel breed Guangdong linkage group 22, ZZ_aureus, whole genome shotgun sequence, the genomic window TTGCACACAGAGCTGACATGTTATACATATGCACATGTAAAATTCAGTCAATattcaaaatattattttaatatcaaTTAACAAAGCAATATGCTTCTTTCTTTTGTGGATCATGAAGCTAATACATTTCTACATGTGCctaatttgtaaaacctgtttAGAGAGTTTCCTGTTCTGATGTTAGGTATTTGtgattttatatactttttTACCATGTTCACTGTAAAGGTTGATGTTATAATGGTCTACTTCTCAGTTTCCAAACTACTGAACAGTGGAAGTGGATCACTCAGTTTTACTGTTAGGAGAAGCAAAgaggaaaatgaaaagaaattaaatattgtCATTTTGATGAGCTCAAAATCTTAAACTTGCAGGTTATTGCAACACATAGATGCATTTAATTTTGAGAGTCTGTTGTGTAGTTGTGAAAACAGTACTGTGTAGGGAGGAGGGTTTGAGTAAACAGGTGGGATAACAATACAACGGATAAACCCCTGAATGACCCTggagcactgcattaaaaacagacacagtTGTTTAGTGAAAATGTCTGTACAGACTCAGGAACACAGTTCACTGCAATGTACACAGAGGATATATGTAGACAACGCTGAGGATTGCATAAATGTGTTCCATCCAATATAAAATAGACCCTCACATGGGATGATTGTGTCGATCCACGTATCCTGGCTAAAATGTAAAGCTCTATTGTTCTTTCTCCACAGCCTCCAGCAAAGCCATGGACTCTAGTGTGCCCCTCGTCCTTTTGCTGCTCATGTACAGTTCAATCATAGTCGAAGCCCAACTGAAGGTGTATGATCTGCGAGCCACTGATCTTCCCACCGTTATCCTGTTAACTACAGATGCCTATGTCACGGTGTCCTCTGGTTCTACTTCTCTGGGTAAAACATCTGTTCGCTACAATGACCCGAACCCCTGGTGGGAAGAGGAATTCTCCTACTTCTATGCTGAGGAAAATGACATGCTGACTCTCGAGGTTTGGGACTTGGACTTGCTCTTTGATGATCAGCTGGGAGTCTGCCAAAGGCAGCTCAAGGTGGGAACCTATCAGCATGACTGCTTCCTGACCAAAGGCGGGACTCTCCATTACACTTATACTCTTGGTTGAAGCAATCAGTAGGCATGCAGAGATTTGTATGACGTCTGATGTCCATAGGCAGCCTTCATTTACCACAGCCTAAAAATGTAGACTATTATAGTAGATCTGAAATCCATTTTCAGGGTTTTCATCATGCTCACATTAACCAAGAAGATCAAGCCTCTTAAAACCTGTAAAGTCTTTCTACTACACTTCAGTTCTTGCTGCCCTGTTTCACCAatcaaaataaagtttattgcaacaaaaaaaagcatgaataagCAAATATTCAGACAATGTTTAATAT contains:
- the LOC120435873 gene encoding synaptotagmin-5-like; this translates as MDSSVPLVLLLLMYSSIIVEAQLKVYDLRATDLPTVILLTTDAYVTVSSGSTSLGKTSVRYNDPNPWWEEEFSYFYAEENDMLTLEVWDLDLLFDDQLGVCQRQLKVGTYQHDCFLTKGGTLHYTYTLG